In Cololabis saira isolate AMF1-May2022 chromosome 10, fColSai1.1, whole genome shotgun sequence, a single window of DNA contains:
- the LOC133452034 gene encoding inhibin beta C chain has protein sequence MLRSHTPLGLIPCTLLLLLVSTSAENRLGTAPEGTPDNHRILFLEAVKKGILSSLNMDGEPGPTQRASQKRLDQMYQLYREQTSAMGQNSSQPPQETQQSMATVLFPSTVLPLKVRGKSGDRDVRWYRAVFHRETKTQTGPTPAQAQLKISSSVLDQLGSVKSEASPKIQIKINGMKPTISTGWTYADSAHPNISRRSQDVILDISPEVNRWVRADNQSLFVDVGFVLNRKSALKVNLSNSLEVAVVQSYPARTRLRRSNKEDGCDDQGWCCRKSVTVSFKEIGWDDWVLAPSEYTMHFCDGTCPHNYKPASMHTQIKSRLHQMTKGGTPDPCCVPAAYESMVLLHYDSRGALKLTAFNDLIVTKCHCA, from the exons ATGCTCAGATCACACACACCCCTTGGCCTCATCCCCtgcacgctgctgctgctgctcgtctccacCTCAGCTGAGAACCGGCTCGGCACGGCCCCTGAAGGCACACCTGACAACCACAGGATCCTGTTCCTGGAAGCAGTGAAGAAGGGGATCCTCAGCTCCCTGAACATGGACGGAGAGCCCGGGCCGACCCAGAGAGCCTCTCAGAAGAGGCTGGATCAGATGTATCAGCTCTACAGGGAACAAACCAGCGCCATGGGACAGAACTCCAGCCAGCCGCCCCAGGAAACTCAGCAGTCTATGGCCACTGTGCTGTTTCCGTCCACAG TTCTGCCACTAAAAGTACGTGGGAAGAGCGGTGACCGAGACGTGCGGTGGTACAGAGCAGTTTTCCACAGAGAAACAAAGACCCAGACTGGACCGACTCCAGCACAAGCACAGCTCAAGATTtccagcagcgttctggatcaacTCGGTTCAGTTAAATCCGAAGCGAGCCCAAAAATTCAGATTAAAATCAACGGCATGAAGCCAACAATCTCTACCGGTTGGACGTACGCGGATTCAGCCCACCCCAACATTTCAAGAAGAAGCCAGGATGTGATACTGGATATCAGCCCTGAGGTGAACAGATGGGTGAGAGCTGATAACCAGTCGCTGTTTGTGGATGTTGGGTTTGTTCTAAACAGGAAAAGTGCTCTAAAAGTAAATCTAAGCAATAGTCTAGAAGTGGCCGTGGTCCAGTCTTACCCTGCACGGACGAGGCTGCGTCGCTCCAACAAGGAAGACGGCTGCGACGACCAAGGATGGTGCTGCCGAAAGTCAGTGACTGTGTCTTTCAAAGAAATCGGGTGGGACGACTGGGTTTTGGCCCCGTCTGAATACACAATGCATTTTTGTGACGGCACATGCCCCCACAACTACAAGCCGGCGAGCATGCACACGCAGATCAAGTCTCGGCTGCACCAGATGACCAAAGGCGGGACCCCTGACCCCTGCTGCGTGCCGGCGGCCTACGAGTCCATGGTGCTGCTGCACTACGACAGCAGGGGAGCGCTGAAACTCACGGCTTTCAACGACCTCATCGTCACTAAATGTCACTGTGCCTGA